Proteins encoded in a region of the Pelmatolapia mariae isolate MD_Pm_ZW linkage group LG6, Pm_UMD_F_2, whole genome shotgun sequence genome:
- the LOC134628940 gene encoding syntaxin-10, which yields MSIEDPFFVVKGEVQKALSRARGLFDRWEELLQEGTQVSRDELDWSANELRNCLRAIDWDLEDLSETISIVESNPGKFRLGDNELQERKDFVERTRKSVQEMKDQLSSPSAVAQAEKKNRQALLTSSGQDRSTGLEAHLVSANSRYIQEQQEQQQLIMQEQDEQLELVSGSIRVLKDMSGRIGDELDEQAVMLGDFGDEMDQTSSRMDSVLKKLEKVSHMTSSRRQWCAIGVLVAILIVVLILFFAL from the exons ATGTCGATAGAAGACCCATTTTTCGTTGTGAAGGG gGAGGTGCAGAAGGCCCTGTCTCGAGCTCGGGGCCTGTTTGATAGATGGGAGGAGCTGTTGCAGGAGGGGACACAG gtgaGTCGAGATGAACTAGACTGGAGCGCCAACGAACTGAGAAACTGTCTGAGGGCCATAGACTGGGACCTAGAGGACCTCAGTGAAACCATCA GCATCGTGGAGTCAAATCCAGGGAAGTTCAGACTGGGTGATAATGAACTTCAGGAGAGGAAAGATTTTGTGGAGCGAACCAGGAAGTCTGTCCAG gaGATGAAGGATCAGTTGTCCAGCCCTTCCGCTGTGGCTCAGGCAGAGAAGAAGAACAGACAG GCTCTGCTGACTTCATCGGGCCAGGACAGGTCAACAGGACTGGAGGCTCATCTGGTGTCTGCAAACTCCAGATACATCCAGGAGCAGCAGGAGCAACAGCAG ttgatCATGCAGGAGCAGGATGAGCAGCTGGAGTTGGTGTCGGGCAGTATCAGAGTCCTCAAAGACATGTCTGGACGGATCGGAGACGAGCTCGATGAGCAGGCCGT GATGTTGGGGGATTTTGGAGATGAGATGGACCAGACATCGTCCCGCATGGACTCTGTGCTGAAGAAGCTGGAGAAAGTGTCTCACATGACCAGCA GTCGGAGACAGTGGTGTGCCATCGGTGTCCTGGTCGCCATCCTAATCGTGgtcctcatcctcttcttcgCACTCTGA